Proteins encoded within one genomic window of Gasterosteus aculeatus chromosome 18, fGasAcu3.hap1.1, whole genome shotgun sequence:
- the myct1a gene encoding myc target protein 1 homolog isoform X1: MAENDTNLFLEILRSFDAVPLIIAFCVSIAVGLVLGALVYVILTWMSRRKAGSARITRRPPRQSRMSPRGRPGFNRNSSYDRRSNNSLVSAAFSFHRQTSSADPLDPLGHKSSFRASTFHPLLQCSQIAREAEEGSQTTLPRTPTLTTSAGSPRTAARPAAAPPRPESFWGNNGLKGSYATQTPPPAYESIIRAYQETCT, translated from the exons ATGGCCGAGAACGACACAAATCTCTTTCTGGAAATACTTCGGTCTTTTGATGCGG TCCCTTTGATCATAGCTTTCTGTGTGTCCATCGCGGTGGGCCTGGTTTTGGGGGCCTTGGTTTACGTGATCTTGACCTGGATGTCCCGACGCAAAGCGGGCTCTGCCAGGATCACCCGCCGTCCGCCCCGCCAATCACGCATGTCCCCCCGCGGCCGCCCGGGCTTCAACCGCAACAGCAGCTACGATCGGCGCAGCAACAACAGTTTGGTGAGCGCCGCCTTCAGCTTCCACCGGCAGACTTCCTCCGCGGATCCCCTCGATCCGCTCGGCCACAAATCCAGCTTCAGGGCCTCCACCTTCCACCCTTTGCTGCAGTGCAGCCAAATCGCGCGAGAGGCGGAGGAAGGGAGCCAGACCACGCTGCCGCGTACGCCGACGCTGACCACGTCAGCTGGATCGCCTCGGACGGCAGCCCGGCCGGCCGCCGCCCCACCCAGACCAGAGTCGTTTTGGGGGAACAACGGCCTGAAGGGTTCCTACGCTACACAGACCCCACCTCCAGCATACGAGAGCATTATTAGAGCATATCAGGAAACATGCACTTGA
- the serac1 gene encoding protein SERAC1 — protein MSGAALRLIRCRRLSTSGPPGVRKVLQWKHLRKVAKVTGAVVSGGCLFITYEVVALNKAVTIDTSAILQEKYKSYIYLKATPSDEKENFAAGLTHKARRELHKAARRFVEVSSRVLLQSLDEHFSHVDADPHEVALWVLLKRTMSADKAIRLQAVQELAEHHHWQDYQYQTAAQAIDQRTAVGLARIPQVDLRFFLRSPALPALGDCLSAEDGLRQLLASLPQSEVDKCVQYFTSLALRESTQSLAAQRGGLWCFGGNGLPYAQSLTSVPSEKVESFCLQALVQHSKVQSHCDHIVANGGLQLLQRVYQLRRDSLKIQRNIVRIIGNLALNEGVHQAISQSGWISALAEMTQSPHVMQASHAARALANLDRETVKEKYQDGVYILHPQTRSNQPIKADVLFIHGILGAAFKTWRQKDRDVSEEEKEAESREDYTECWPKSWLAADCPNLRVLSVEYDSHLSDWMAKCPAENQRKSLAYRSRELLKKLKLAGVGEKPVVWVAHSMGGLLVKKMLLDASEDPEMHGLLNNTKGIMFYSVPHRGTFMAEYSVSVRYLLFPSVEVRELCKDSPALRDLNDNFLNMAKEKEFKVLSFAETLPTNIGPMIKILVVPTQSANLGIGELIEVDVDHLNICKPEKKDSFLYKRSLQFILEALQSYISH, from the exons ATGTCCGGTGCGGCGCTGCGGTTGATCCGCTGTCGGAGACTGAGCACATCTGGGCCGCCTGGAGTGAGGAAAGTGCTCCAGTGGAAACATTTAA GAAAGGTGGCTAAGGTGACTGGAGCAGTGGTCTCGGG GGGCTGTCTTTTTATCACCTACGAAGTGGTGGCCTTGAACAAGGCTGTGACCATTGACACTAGTGCAATTCTTCAGGAGAAGTACAAGTCTTACATCTATCTGAAGGCCACTCCCTCCGATGAAAAGGAAAACTTCGCTGCAG GGCTTACACACAAAGCAAGGAGGGAACTTCATAAAGCAGCAAGGCGGTTCGTGGAAGTATCATCTAGGGTTCTGCTGCAATCACTAGACG AGCACTTCAGCCACGTTGATGCAGACCCACACGAGGTGGCCTTATGGGTCTTACTGAAGAGGACGATGTCGGCCGATAAAGCCATCAGACTACAAGCCGTTCAGGAGCTGGCAGAACATCACCACTGGCAAG ACTACCAGTACCAGACAGCCGCCCAGGCAATAGACCAGCGAACAGCAGTGGGCCTGGCCCGGATTCCTCAAGTGGATCTTCGATTCTTCCTGCGCTCACCTGCACTGCCCGCCCTAGGGGAT TGTTTGtcagcagaggacggacttaGGCAGTTGCTGGCGTCTCTGCCTCAGTCTGAGGTGGACAAGTGTGTTCAGTACTTCACCTCGCTGGCCCTCCGAGAGAGCACCCAGTCCCTGGCAGCTCAACGG GGTGGTCTGTGGTGTTTCGGGGGTAATGGGCTGCCTTACGCCCAGAGCCTCACCTCTGTTCCCTCTGAGAAGGTGGAATCCTTCTGTTTACAGGCACTCGTACAGCACTCCAAG GTCCAGAGCCACTGTGACCACATAGTTGCCAACGGtgggctgcagctcctccagagggTTTATCAGCTCCGCAGAGACTCTCTGAAGATTCAGAGGAACATTGTTCGTATCATAGGAAACTTGGCGCTCAATGAGGGTGTTCACCAGGCCATATCCCAGTCTG GCTGGATCTCGGCCCTCGCTGAGATGACGCAGTCTCCTCATGTCATGCAGGCATCTCATGCCGCCCGCGCTCTGGCCAACCTGGATAGAGAGACAGTAAAAGAGAAGTACCAAGACGGCGTTTATATCCTCCACCCACAAACACGTAGCAA CCAGCCGATTAAAGCAGACGTACTCTTCATCCATGGGATTCTTGGGGCAGCTTTTAAGACTTGGAGGCAGAAGGACCGCGACGTgtccgaggaggagaaggaagcagAAAGCAGGGAGGACTACACAGAATGTTGGCCAAAG TCCTGGTTGGCTGCCGACTGTCCAAATCTGAGAGTACTATCAGTGGAGTATGACAGTCACCTCAGTGACTGGATGGCCAAGTGTCCTGCAGAGAATCAGAG GAAGTCCTTGGCCTACAGAAGTCGAGAGCTACTAAAGAAGTTAAAACTTGCAGGAGTTGGAGAGAAGCCGGTGGTCTGGGTAGCTCACAGTATGGGAG GATTGCTTGTGAAGAAAATGCTGCTGGATGCCTCAGAAGACCCAGAAATGCATGGCCTGTTAAATAACACAAAGGGCATTATGTTCTATAGTGTCCCTCATCGTGGCACCTTTATGGCAGAGTACTCGGTCAGTGTCCGATATCTTCTCTTTCCCTCCGTAGAAGTCAGAGAACTTTGTAAAG ACTCACCGGCACTGCGTGACCTCAATGATAACTTCCTGAACATGGCCAAAGAAAAGGAATTCAAGGTGCTGAGCTTTGCAGAGACGCTGCCAACAAACATTGGTCCCATGATCAAGATACTGGTTGTACCAACGCAGTCAGCAA ATCTCGGCATTGGGGAGCTCATTGAGGTGGACGTAGATCATCTCAACATCTGCAAGCCAGAGAAGAAGGACTCGTTTCTTTACAAGCGCAGCCTTCAGTTCATCCTGGAAGCATTGCAGAGCTACATCAGTCACTGA
- the gtf2h5 gene encoding general transcription factor IIH subunit 5, with product MVNVHKGVLVECDPAMKQFLLHLDEKMALGKKFILKDLDDTHVFILAEVVQTLQERVGELMDQNSFTITQK from the exons ATGGTCAACGTACACAAAGGTGTCCTTGTTGAATG TGATCCTGCCATGAAACAGTTCCTCCTCCACTTGGATGAAAAAATGGCCCTGGGCAAGAAGTTCATCCTCAAGGACCTTGATGATACTCACGTCTTCATCCTCGCAGAGGTGGTCCAGACTCTGCAGGAGAGAGTGGGCGAGTTAATGGACCAGAATTCATTCACCATCACGCAGAAATGA
- the myct1a gene encoding myc target protein 1 homolog isoform X2 yields the protein MAENDTNLFLEILRSFDAVPLIIAFCVSIAVGLVLGALVYVILTWMSRRKAGSARITRRPPRQSRMSPRGRPGFNRNSSYDRRSNNSLCSQIAREAEEGSQTTLPRTPTLTTSAGSPRTAARPAAAPPRPESFWGNNGLKGSYATQTPPPAYESIIRAYQETCT from the exons ATGGCCGAGAACGACACAAATCTCTTTCTGGAAATACTTCGGTCTTTTGATGCGG TCCCTTTGATCATAGCTTTCTGTGTGTCCATCGCGGTGGGCCTGGTTTTGGGGGCCTTGGTTTACGTGATCTTGACCTGGATGTCCCGACGCAAAGCGGGCTCTGCCAGGATCACCCGCCGTCCGCCCCGCCAATCACGCATGTCCCCCCGCGGCCGCCCGGGCTTCAACCGCAACAGCAGCTACGATCGGCGCAGCAACAACAGTTTG TGCAGCCAAATCGCGCGAGAGGCGGAGGAAGGGAGCCAGACCACGCTGCCGCGTACGCCGACGCTGACCACGTCAGCTGGATCGCCTCGGACGGCAGCCCGGCCGGCCGCCGCCCCACCCAGACCAGAGTCGTTTTGGGGGAACAACGGCCTGAAGGGTTCCTACGCTACACAGACCCCACCTCCAGCATACGAGAGCATTATTAGAGCATATCAGGAAACATGCACTTGA
- the dynlt1b gene encoding dynein light chain Tctex-type 1, translating to MDDYQTEETTFVVEDVSKIIKEALEAVIGEHDYQHNRVNQWTNLVLEQCLSQLTKLWKPFKYIVTCIILQKNGAGLQTASSCFWDNTSDGSCVERWENKSMYCIVTVFGVAI from the exons ATGGACGACTATCAGACAGAAGAG ACTACGTTCGTCGTTGAAGATGTGAGTAAGATCATTAAAGAG GCATTGGAAGCGGTCATAGGAGAACACGACTACCAGCACAACAGGGTGAACCAGTGGACCAACCTTGTATTGGAGCAGTGCCTCAGTCAACTCACCAAACTCTGGAAGCCGTTCAAATATATTG taaccTGTATCATCCTTCAAAAAAATGGAGCAGGTCTGCAAACAGCTAGCTCATGCTTCTGGGACAACACCTCCGACG GAAGCTGCGTAGAGAGATGGGAGAACAAGTCCATGTATTGTATCGTTACCGTTTTTGGAGTTGCCATCTGA